In the Purpureocillium takamizusanense chromosome 5, complete sequence genome, one interval contains:
- the PRP43 gene encoding RNA helicase (COG:A~EggNog:ENOG503NVMW), with product MAYNSAKSEKRSSADVEDFSRKKAKKAATDAENAADRANPYLAHMHENDEADGYGPLAGMRRHKTTAAEASRVEDAAINPFTGRTHSQQYFRILETRRDLPVHKQRQEFLDKYHSTQILVFVGETGSGKTTQIPQYVVFDELPQQTGKLIACTQPRRVAAMSVAQRVADEMDVNLGEEVGYSIRFEDMTGPKTMLKYMTDGMLLREAMHDHEMSRYSCIILDEAHERTLSTDILMALLKQISMRRSDLKIIIMSATLDAQKFQKYFNDAPLLAVPGRTHPVEIFYTAEPEKDYVEAAIRTVLQIHASEPEGDVLLFLTGEDEIEDACRKISLEADELTREVDAGPLAVYPLYGTLPPHQQQRIFDPAPGPARKGGRPGRKIIISTNIAETSLTIDGIVYVVDPGFSKQKIYNPRIRVESLLVSPISKASAQQRAGRAGRTKPGKCFRLYTEHAFKKELIEQTYPEILRSNLANTVLELKKLGVEDLVHFDLMDPPAPETMMRALEELNYLACLDDEGELTTLGSLASEFPLDPALAVMLISSPEFYCSNEILSITSLLSVPQIWIRPANNRKRADEMKAHFSHPDGDHLTLLNAYHAFKGQGTTDAGRLKQWCHEHFLSFRHLSSADSVRAQLKRIMETHGLELISTPFEDKSYYTNIRRALLSGFFMQVAMKESSGKVYRTVKDDQAVLIHPSTVLRTEFDWVLYNEFVLTSKQYVRTCTGIRPEWLLEIAPIYYDLDTFEPGEMKRSLQRAAEKKRRKEAMKAGR from the exons ATGGCCTACAACTCCGCCAAGTCTGAGAAGCGCTCAAGCGCTGACGTGGAGGACTTCTCTCGCaaaaaggccaagaaggccgcaACCGATGCAGAGAACGCCGCCGACAGGGCCAACCCGTACCTCGCCCACATGCACGAgaacgacgaggccgacggctACGGCCCTCTCGCGGGCATGCGGCGTCACAAGACCACCGCCGCGGAGGCCTCAAGggtcgaggatgccgccatCAACCCCTTCACCGGGCGGACGCACTCGCAGCAGTACTTCCGGATCCTGGAGACGCGGCGAGATCTCCCCGTTCACAAGCAGAG GCAAGAGTTCCTCGACAAGTACCACTCGACTCAGATCCTTGTCTTCGTCGGTGAGACTGGCTCGGGAAAGACGACCCAGATCCCCCAATATGTCGTcttcgacgagctgcccCAGCAGACGGGTAAGCTCATTGCCTGTACTCAACCCCGtcgagtcgccgccatgtctGTCGCGCAGCGTGTGGCCGACGAAATGGACGTCAacctgggcgaggaggtcggTTACAGCATTCGTTTCGAGGACATGACGGGTCCCAAGACGATGCTCAAGTACATGACGGACGGTATGCTTCTTCGCGAGGCTATGCACGACCACGAAATGTCTCGGTACAGCTgcatcatcctcgacgaAGCCCACGAGAGAACTCTCTCCACCGACATCCTCATGGCTCTGCTGAAGCAAATATCCATGCGACGGTCAGACCTGAAGATTATCATCATGTCTGCTACGCTCGACGCCCAAAAGTTTCAAAAGTACTTCAATGATGccccgctcctcgccgtgcccGGTCGCACGCACCCTGTCGAGATCTTCTACACTGCCGAACCAGAGAAGGACTACGTCGAGGCTGCTATCCGCACGGTTCTCCAGATCCACGCCTCCGAGCCCGAGGGTGACGTGCTACTCTTCCTAACAGGCGAAGACGAAATTGAAGACGCCTGCCGCAAAATTAGCCTCGAGGCGGATGAGTTGACGAGAGAAGTTGACGCGGGTCCCCTTGCGGTATACCCGCTGTACGGTACACTGCCtccgcaccagcagcagcgcattTTCGATCCCGCCCCTGGTCCGGCACGGaaggggggccggccgggacGCAAGATTATCATCTCGACCAACATTGCCGAAACCAGTTTGACCATCGACGGTATTGTCTACGTTGTGGATCCCGGATTCAGCAAGCAAAAGATCTACAACCCGCGAATTCGTGTCGAGTCCCTGCTCGTTTCGCCAATTTCCAAGGCATCGGCGCAGCAACGCGCGGGTCGTGCGGGTCGTACCAAGCCCGGCAAATGCTTCAGGCTCTACACTGAGCACGCCTTCAAGAAGGAGCTCATCGAGCAGACGTATCCCGAGATTCTGCGGTCCAACCTGGCCAACACGGTCCTCGAACTGAAGAAGCTCGGTGTTGAGGACCTGGTTCACTTTGACCTCATGGACCCACCGGCTCCCGAGACCATGATGAGGGCACTGGAGGAACTCAACTATCTCGCCTgcctggacgacgagggagagCTGACGACGCTGGGCAGTCTTGCGTCGGAGTTCCCGCTGGACCCGGCCCTGGCCGTGATGTTGATCTCGTCTCCCGAGTTTTACTGCTCCAACGAGATCCTGTCCATCACGTCACTGCTGTCTGTGCCTCAGATCTGGATTCGGCCCGCCAACAACCGCAAGAGGGCGGACGAGATGAAGGCTCATTTCAGCCACCCCGACGGTGATCACTTGACCCTCCTCAACGCATACCACGCCTTCAAGGGCCAGGGTACGACGGATGCAGGGCGCCTCAAACAGTGGTGCCATGAGCATTTCCTATCCTTCCGGCACTTGTCCAGCGCGGACAGCGTTCGGGCCCAGCTGAAGCGCATCATGGAGACGCACGGGCTGGAGCTCATCTCCACCCCGTTCGAGGACAAGAGCTACTACACCAACATCCGGCGGGCCCTGCTAAGCGGCTTCTTCATGCAGGTGGCCATGAAGGAGAGCTCGGGCAAGGTGTACAGGACCGTCAAGGATGATCAGGCGGTTCTGATCCACCCGTCCACGGTCCTGCGCACCGAGTTCGATTGGGTCCTTTACAACGAGTTTGTGCTGACATCGAAGCAATACGTCCGCACCTGCACGGGAATCCGCCCGGAGTGGTTGTTG GAAATTGCGCCGATCTACTACGATCTGGACACGTTTGAGCCGGGCGAAATGAAGCGCTCCCTCCAGCGCGCtgcggagaagaagaggcgcAAGGAAGCCATGAAGGCGGGCCGGTGA
- a CDS encoding uncharacterized protein (EggNog:ENOG503P9CW), with the protein MGGNGFYKYRCKYFMSHNCPNWVWVANSPCASCLADGRENEQAKMPAWATISRDIVAPRVRDGVLQYVVMELVPPTEPGETWTLRDKAPPAVPVTSAMPDSTGLVSSRT; encoded by the exons ATGGGCGGGAACGGGTTTTACAAGTACCGGTGCAAGTACTTCATGTCGCACAATTGCCCGAACTGGGTATGGGTGGCCAACTCGCCCTGCGCATCGTGCTTG GCGGACGGAAGAGAGAACGAGCAGGCCAAGATGCCGGCGTGGGCGACCATCTCCAGAGATATCGTGGCGCCCCGCGTCAGAGACGGAGTACTGCAGTACGTCGTCATGGAACTGGTGCCCCCGACCGAGCCTGGTGAGACGTGGACCCTGCGCGACAAAGCGCCGCCTGCAGTGCCCGTAACGAGTGCAATGCCGGACTCGACAGGGCTGGTGTCATCACGGACTTGA
- a CDS encoding uncharacterized protein (TransMembrane:1 (n4-14c19/20o508-526i)~EggNog:ENOG503NWTB~COG:S~SECRETED:SignalP(1-19~SECRETED:cutsite=GLT-AP~SECRETED:prob=0.5162)), translated as MLQSFVVVLLAGLATTGLTAPAPTPTTTPVATPAPRIANGLAPQVRAPEPTPPPRAQGLSQRGLGDDVKSYVDGLISDVGSKVSSFVNSGILDFPNGFPTGSQVEKSAGVSKTDLDAQPTQVLNLPAYANWTNKGWNVRVHGNVYKIPNITQKKIDDLANVFLIDTSVDKLSPTEQEQARNLTRSIFVVQQGDENVTIDFVNDVSVSPDETGGAVNAEGGAQSVKLPYKTTAEGDFDVFLELRNTTGPKGGHLIPGNETSRIQTLNMYANGTNSGNATAYLVPPTGMTVISDIDDILRVTKIYQPKEGLLNTFARPFTPWMDMPAVYANWSESIDNMHFHYLTTTPEQATRNYMDFIYKTYPLGSFDTRPLNFSDVSATLHIRRFLLDKIFHTFPQRKFVLVADTSNSDVMKAYPALYKDYPGQVQCILLRNTSSTDSGDKFPYDTSGFKDIPQERYMFFRVPDDLTRLDIANGHCLNSTIPQNVTFKEQGLPFGLGQGSGAGRHGSIPPIFAMAVVLAATIGAALM; from the exons ATGTTACAATCGTTTGTTGTTGTACTGCTAGCCGGCCTGGCCACGACCGGCCtcaccgcgcccgcccccacgcccaccaccacgcctgtcgcgacgccggcgccgcgaatcgccaacggcctcgcgccgcaaGTGCGGGCCCCtgagccgacgccgccgccgcgggcgcagggcctcagccagcgcggcctcggcgacgacgtcaagagcTACGTCGACGGTCTCATCAGCGACGTCGGCAGCAAGGTCTCGTCGTTTGTCAACTCGGGCATCCTCGACTTCCCCAATGGCTTCCCCACGGGCTCGCAGGTCGAGAAGTCGGCCGGTGTGTCCAAGACGGACCTGGACGCGCAGCCGACGCAGGTGCTCAACCTCCC GGCGTACGCGAACTGGACGAACAAGGGCTGGAACGTCCGCGTCCACGGAAATGTGTACAAGATCCCCAACATCACCCAGAAGAAGATTGACGACCTCGCCAacgtcttcctcatcgacACGAGCGTCGACAAGCTGTCCCCGacggagcaggagcaggcgcGCAACTTGACGCGGtccatcttcgtcgtccagcagggcgacgagaacGTCACCATCGACTTTGTCAACGACGTGTCGGTGAGCCCTGACGAGACAGGAGGCGCCGTCAATGCT GAAGGTGGCGCGCAGAGCGTCAAATTGCCGTATaagacgacggcggagggcgaCTTCGACGTCTTCCTGGAGTTACGCAACACGACCGGGCCAAAGGGCGGCCACCTGATTCCCGGAAACGAAACGTCGCGCATCCAGACGCTCAACATGTACGCTAATGGTACCAACAGCGGCAACGCGACGGCGTATCTCGTGCCGCCGACCGGCATGACCGTCATCTCGGACATTGACGACATCCTCCGCGTGACCAAGATTTACCAGCCCAAGGAGGGCCTGCTCAACACGTTCGCGCGGCCTTTTACTCCCTGGATGGACATGCCTGCAGTCTATGCGAACTGGTCAGAGTCCATCGACAACATGCACTTCCACTacctcaccaccacacccGAACAGGCGACGCGCAACTACATGGACTTCATCTACAAGACGTACCCGCTCGGCTCCTTCGATACGCGGCCGCTCAACTTTTCCGATGTATCGGCGACGCTGCACATCCGGAGATTCCTGCTCGACAAAATCTTCCACACGTTTCCCCAAAGAAAGTTCGTCTTGGTTGCCGACACTTCCAACAGCGACGTGATGAAGGCGTACCCTGCGCTCTACAAGGACTACCCGGGCCAGGTCCAGTGCATCCTGCTGCGCAACACAAGCTCCACGGATTCGGGCGACAAATTCCCCTACGACACGTCTGGATTCAAGGACATTCCGCAGGAACGGTACATGTTCTTCAGAGTACCAGATGACCTGACCCGTCTCGACATCGCCAACGGGCATTGCTTAAACAGCACCATTCCGCAGAACGTGACGTTCAAGGAACAAGGCCTGCCTTTTGGGCTTGGCCAAGGCAGCGGGGCGGGCCGGCATGGCTCGATCCCGCCGATCTTTGCGATGGCAGTTGTGCTGGCCGCAACCATTGGGGCGGCTCTGATGTGA
- a CDS encoding uncharacterized protein (EggNog:ENOG503NWTB~COG:S~TransMembrane:1 (o395-413i)) — translation MGGGATRCIITHRAYANWTNKGWNVRVHGNVYKIPNITQKKIDDLANVFLIDTSVDKLSPTEQEQARNLTRSIFVVQQGDENVTIDFVNDVSVSPDETGGAVNAEGGAQSVKLPYKTTAEGDFDVFLELRNTTGPKGGHLIPGNETSRIQTLNMYANGTNSGNATAYLVPPTGMTVISDIDDILRVTKIYQPKEGLLNTFARPFTPWMDMPAVYANWSESIDNMHFHYLTTTPEQATRNYMDFIYKTYPLGSFDTRPLNFSDVSATLHIRRFLLDKIFHTFPQRKFVLVADTSNSDVMKAYPALYKDYPGQVQCILLRNTSSTDSGDKFPYDTSGFKDIPQERYMFFRVPDDLTRLDIANGHCLNSTIPQNVTFKEQGLPFGLGQGSGAGRHGSIPPIFAMAVVLAATIGAALM, via the exons ATggggggcggcgccacgCGCTGCATCATCACACACAGGGCGTACGCGAACTGGACGAACAAGGGCTGGAACGTCCGCGTCCACGGAAATGTGTACAAGATCCCCAACATCACCCAGAAGAAGATTGACGACCTCGCCAacgtcttcctcatcgacACGAGCGTCGACAAGCTGTCCCCGacggagcaggagcaggcgcGCAACTTGACGCGGtccatcttcgtcgtccagcagggcgacgagaacGTCACCATCGACTTTGTCAACGACGTGTCGGTGAGCCCTGACGAGACAGGAGGCGCCGTCAATGCT GAAGGTGGCGCGCAGAGCGTCAAATTGCCGTATaagacgacggcggagggcgaCTTCGACGTCTTCCTGGAGTTACGCAACACGACCGGGCCAAAGGGCGGCCACCTGATTCCCGGAAACGAAACGTCGCGCATCCAGACGCTCAACATGTACGCTAATGGTACCAACAGCGGCAACGCGACGGCGTATCTCGTGCCGCCGACCGGCATGACCGTCATCTCGGACATTGACGACATCCTCCGCGTGACCAAGATTTACCAGCCCAAGGAGGGCCTGCTCAACACGTTCGCGCGGCCTTTTACTCCCTGGATGGACATGCCTGCAGTCTATGCGAACTGGTCAGAGTCCATCGACAACATGCACTTCCACTacctcaccaccacacccGAACAGGCGACGCGCAACTACATGGACTTCATCTACAAGACGTACCCGCTCGGCTCCTTCGATACGCGGCCGCTCAACTTTTCCGATGTATCGGCGACGCTGCACATCCGGAGATTCCTGCTCGACAAAATCTTCCACACGTTTCCCCAAAGAAAGTTCGTCTTGGTTGCCGACACTTCCAACAGCGACGTGATGAAGGCGTACCCTGCGCTCTACAAGGACTACCCGGGCCAGGTCCAGTGCATCCTGCTGCGCAACACAAGCTCCACGGATTCGGGCGACAAATTCCCCTACGACACGTCTGGATTCAAGGACATTCCGCAGGAACGGTACATGTTCTTCAGAGTACCAGATGACCTGACCCGTCTCGACATCGCCAACGGGCATTGCTTAAACAGCACCATTCCGCAGAACGTGACGTTCAAGGAACAAGGCCTGCCTTTTGGGCTTGGCCAAGGCAGCGGGGCGGGCCGGCATGGCTCGATCCCGCCGATCTTTGCGATGGCAGTTGTGCTGGCCGCAACCATTGGGGCGGCTCTGATGTGA
- a CDS encoding uncharacterized protein (COG:S~EggNog:ENOG503NUQA~BUSCO:EOG09260RNZ): protein MAEPSDSSSEWAQGASQPKVIETILESAKKAFDPSLDTDSRELREKEYEDTIAKTDTWALIHALNTVIKPDVLPAWLRQTILKTLTLVPLRPDGVRGTLEFVFSVHPSNSTSGAGASQPQKGGAGITHEAVAVATKLLSSVPSSMSPDAWFEGISGQLFNLFDGGDGPELAKTAAQIVGFGILGKRQFGAPGAPGWNAFVKPLLDNISPTIESQSSEQNSVTPEPEIIDMRRGQVLVTAQSLETAVRRLQILIHSNPSPGLCRRVLRPVILQLWSLSSWNGVSTHTEQHVCSAARSLVQMYLRLFGTLDSIVSLIENVTCTGSTNASGVQWTYHVYHDGELNIVERHEHPVQGHEPLDLAIIERRTTSLVDTITASCSNEEVSAVFLHLLRRWIKTSHRQRDTGIQIRAPIDNDLTPVEELIEVSVLQTLMDKAPEKLVGHFDQLLDVISQVLAADERSPLGDDLIAIVLSLLNLVITAPSFQKSDISPDELRTIEGALDRIGSRDQPDTSPTARNLAMLLKYRDQVEDPDDVKPRPSTRQIEDRKIYNLAMSYITGDSNNSPPVVSEGLNMLSTLIVSESPILDITAITVLMSNLLKENEDYINLRVVKVFTQLANKHPKSTMRELLDNYLDPQEKAATDVRLRFGEALAQVIERLGQTFSGEVAQQACESLLSIAGRRGYRPKTMARQERDDRLQKLKQERGVDDSGEDVDTEQDEHLTEEEKADNAVLAQIVQGWDSKRGSEDIRMRTSSLSIFGAALETNIGGIGPTLVSNGVDLCVSVLTLERQPEAGILRRAAVVVILNFVKALSDAKESNKSLGFGLTDSSRQDMHTTLEYVAQTDNDGLVQQHARDVAETLENWGIGSLLPSQGETTAPKLTHLAGLRVNEDGNLVDASGRPRPRIEEVE from the exons ATGGCCGAACCGTCTGACTCCTCGTCCGAATGGGCACAGGGGGCGTCACAGCCAAAGGTGATTGAAACGATTCTTGAATCTGCCAAAAAGGCGTTTGACCCATCTCTTGACACGGACTCTCGGGAGCTACGGGAGAAGGAATATGAGGATACCATCGCGAA AACGGACACGTGGGCGCTTATCCATGCCCTCAATACGGTCATTAAACCAGACGTCCTGCCTGCATGGCTCAGGCAAACCATTTTGAAGACACTCACATTGGTTCCTCTCAGACCGGATGGTGTTCGAGGGACATTGGAGTTCGTCTTCTCCGTTCACCCTAGCAATAGTACGTCAGGGGCAGGCGCGTCCCAACCGCAGaagggcggcgctggcatTACACACGAAGCTGTTGCAGTGGCAACCAAACTGCTATCGTCCGTGCCGTCATCTATGTCCCCGGATGCGTGGTTCGAGGGGATATCTGGTCAACTATTCAATCTCTTTGATGGCGGAGATGGGCCTGAACTTGCTAAGACCGCGGCGCAAATTGTCGGTTTCGGGATACTCGGGAAAAGACAGTTTGGTGCTCCTG GTGCGCCTGGATGGAACGCCTTCGTGAAACCACTATTGGACAACATCAGCCCAACCATTGAGTCACAAAGCAGCGAACAAAATAGCGTAACACCGGAACCAGAGATTATTGACATGCGGCGAGGTCAAGTACTGGTAACAGCACAATCACTAGAGACGGCGGTTCGGCGCCTCCAAATACTGATCCACTCCAACCCATCGCCGGGCCTTTGCAGGAGAGTTCTCCGACCAGTTATCCTCCAACTCTGGAGCCTCTCGTCTTGGAACGGCGTCTCGACGCACACCGAACAGCACGtctgcagcgcagcacgcAGTCTCGTCCAGATGTACCTCAGGTTATTTGGCACACTGGACAGCATTGTCTCTCTCATCGAGAATGTAACGTGTACAGGATCGACAAATGCATCGGGAGTTCAATGGACATATCACGTGTACCACGATGGAGAGTTGAACATTGTTGAGCGCCACGAACACCCTGTACAAGGTCATGAACCCCTGGATTTGGCCATCATTGAACGAAGAACAACGAGTCTCGTCGACACAATCACGGCATCTTGCTCGAACGAGGAAGTTTCCGCAGTCTTCCTTCATCTGTTGCGCCGCTGGATTAAGACTTCACACAGGCAGCGCGACACGGGCATACAGATCAGGGCCCCAATTGACAACGACCTTACACCCGTCGAAGAGCTCATCGAAGTGAGCGTATTGCAAACGCTCATGGACAAGGCACCAGAGAAGCTTGTCGGCCACTTTGATCAATTATTGGACGTCATCAGCCAAGTCTTGGCAGCCGATGAGCGTTCACCACTGGGGGATGatctcatcgccatcgtcttgAGTCTGCTGAACCTTGTAATTACAGCACCAAGCTTCCAGAAGTCCGACATCAGTCCCGACGAGCTGCGAACCATCGAGGGCGCACTCGACCGGATAGGCAGTAGAGATCAGCCCGATACCTCCCCCACAGCGAGGAACTTGGCGATGCTGTTGAAGTATCGCGATCAAGTGGAAGATCCAGATGACGTCAAACCAAGGCCGTCCACAAGGCAGATAGAGGACAGGAAGATCTACAACCTGGCCATGAGCTACATCACGGGCGATAGCAATAACTCGCCGCCGGTCGTGTCCGAGGGCCTGAACATGCTCTCTACACTGATAGTTTCAGAGAGCCCAATACTGGATATCACCGCAATCACCGTGCTCATGTCCAATCTACTGAAGGAAAACGAGGACTACATCAACTTGAGGGTCGTCAAGGTGTTCACACAACTCGCGAACAAACACCCGAagtcgacgatgagggagCTTCTCGACAATTACTTGGACCCGCAAGAGAAGGCCGCAACGGATGTGCGGCTCAGATTCGGCGAGGCATTGGCGCAGGTCATCGAGCGTCTAGGCCAAACATTCTCTGGCGAAGTAGCGCAGCAAGCTTGTGAAAGCCTCCTTTCCATTGCCGGTCGCCGTGGCTATCGACCGAAAACAATGGCCAGACAGGAGAGGGATGACAGATTGCAGAAGCTAAAGCAGGAAAGGGGGGTAGATGATTCGGGTGAGGATGTTGACACGGAGCAAGACGAACATCTGACTGAAGAGGAAAAGGCGGACAACGCTGTATTGGCACAGATTGTTCAGGGGTGGGACAGCAAAAGAGGAAGCGAGGACATTCGCATGAGGACGTCGTCGCTATCGATATTCGGAGCGGCGCTCGAGACGAACATTGGGGGGATTGGACCAACGTTGGTCTCCAATGGCGTTGACCTATGCGTCAGCGTGCTCACGCTTGAGCGGCAGCCAGAGGCTGGGATACTTCGCCGGGCGGCAGTCGTGGTCATCCTCAACTTTGTCAAAGCCCTGAGCGATGCAAAGGAGTCCAACAAATCACTCGGCTTTGGTCTCACCGACAGCAGCCGCCAAGACATGCACACGACACTCGAATACGTGGCACAGACGGACAATGACGGGCTAGTGCAGCAACACGCTCGTGACGTTGCCGAGACGCTGGAAAACTGGGGGATCGGGAGTCTGCTACCAAGCCAAGGCGAAACGACTGCGCCAAAACTGACACATTTGGCGGGTCTACGAGTAAATGAGGATGGGAATCTCGTTGATGCATCtgggcgacctcgtcctAGGATTGAGGAGGTAGAATGA
- a CDS encoding uncharacterized protein (EggNog:ENOG503Q4MG~SECRETED:SignalP(1-19~SECRETED:cutsite=ASA-SS~SECRETED:prob=0.5107)): MKSAIAATTLGMLAAAASASSHHQLRHLHFPRANTTAEQTTLTVIATQIHTVTSCAPTVTNCPAHHTGIASLPESQRTTFVVTNTVTLGTTVCPVSEASSVSASIVSQATSGALPIPTSQPTIRTTAIRPSVPLSTGVAGVTSKADATSLPPGLTTTVTNVVTSKTLTMTMGTGTEASVVTTTIQSTIQKTITVPCSQTEEGNKPTGAAGTGKEDTTTTTTATSKLTRTITISKTNPTNTAGVPGNGGNGGNGDNGGNGDCTCPAAQTVTVTPPASTVYVTIGGGSDATKVDSKPAATQNPTKPAAEATSTPCPDSTTTSQVTVTVVPYPTGNGTHPSGTASSSGFARLRR, encoded by the coding sequence ATGAAgtccgccatcgccgccactACTCTGggcatgctcgccgccgcagcctctgcctcctcccaccaccagCTCCGGCACCTGCACTTCCCCCGTGCCAACACCACGGCCGAGCAGACGACCCTGACGGTCATTGCCACGCAGATTCACACCGTCACCAGCTGTGCCCCCACCGTCACCAACTGCCCGGCTCACCACACTGGCATTGCCTCCCTGCCCGAGTCCCAGAGGACCACTTTTGTCGTCACCAACACCGTCACCCTGGGCACGACCGTCTGCCCCGTCTCCGAggcctcgagcgtctccGCCTCCATCGTCTCCCAGGCCACCAGCGGTGCTCTGCCCATCcccaccagccagcccacgaTCCGCACCACTGCGATCCGTCCCAGCGTGCCCCTGAGCACTGgtgtcgccggcgtcacctCCAAGGCTGAtgccacctccctccccccgggTCTGACCACGACCGTCACGAACGTCGTCACCTCCAAGACGCTGACCATGACCATGGGCACCGGCACCGAGGcctccgtcgtcaccaccaccattcaGTCCACCATCCAGAAGACCATCACCGTGCCCTGCTCCCAGACCGAAGAGGGCAACAAGCCtactggcgccgccggcaccggaAAGGAGgacaccaccacgaccacgacggccaccTCCAAGCTCACccgcaccatcaccatctcCAAGACAAACCCGACCAACACGGCCGGCGTTCCTGGCAACGGTGGTAATGGGGGCAACGGCGACAATGGCGGCAACGGTGACTGCAcctgcccggccgcccagaccgtcaccgtcaccccCCCTGCCTCGACCGTCTACGTCaccattggcggcggcagcgacgcgaCCAAGGTCGACTCCAAGCCCGCTGCCACGCAGAACCCGACCAAGCCTGCGGCGGAGGCCACCTCCACCCCGTGCCCCGACTCTACTACGACCAGCCAggtcaccgtcaccgtcgtcccTTACCCCACGGGTAACGGCACTCACCCCAGCGGCACCGCCAGCTCCTCTGGCTTtgctcgtctccgccgcTAA